In Campylobacter lari, one DNA window encodes the following:
- a CDS encoding endonuclease MutS2 — MQEQFFKKLDLDGYIEDFRGLFARDKEIFLQGDSKLHYKRINELSLIDFNPPPIIEELNSALTHLSKQGILHLSQSFEFIKICMYFRYLKGLKFEESLKEWLLKIEIPQAILELFEYFDEKGEIKESVDERLVNLNLALKMKKESLVAEFKKLTYTKSLSAYLIDTQIHLINGMEALLLRGGFNHVLKAKIIGRSSGGGFYAVPLSVEKIQSQIDEIKDAKEEIFYEYAKKISLIFYKNLMFLKFINNAFDLFDHYSARVLMAKKHDYEFVLADSSNNLSLYNFAHPALKNAKSVNIEFNKKVLIITGVNAGGKSMLLKGILSAALLAKHLLPMRINAQKSQIGNFKEFDAILEDPQNVKNDISTFAGRMLHFSKLLGKKNVLLGVDEIELGTDFEEAACLYTELISKLLEQDNKIIITTHHKRLAMLLAKNSQVELIAALYDEELSRPKYEFLKGTIGKSYAFETALRYGISANLVQNAKKLYGEDKENLEEMVSKNINLELSLRKKNEELEKKEAKVDEILLSLKDQKEKNDQEFKKLISNLEFKYHKAIEEAKKTINLKDIKEKQRSLNKANELKKSIVLPSMEQNEELRVGDFVKYEKIKGKITAISKNDAMIQSDGLSLRVPLKLLKKSNQTPTQKVKSSVNITRPSALNMTLDLHGLRSDEALERLDKFISDALIVGFDEVIVYHGIGTGKLAFAVKEFLKAHKSVKSFNDAPINQGGFGAKVVKL; from the coding sequence ATGCAAGAGCAATTTTTTAAAAAGCTAGATTTAGATGGCTATATAGAAGACTTTAGGGGGCTTTTTGCGAGAGATAAAGAAATTTTTTTACAAGGTGATAGCAAGCTTCATTATAAAAGGATCAATGAGCTTTCGCTGATTGATTTTAATCCTCCACCTATAATAGAAGAGCTAAATAGTGCTTTAACTCATCTTAGCAAGCAAGGAATTTTGCATTTAAGTCAAAGCTTTGAATTTATTAAAATCTGTATGTATTTTAGATACTTAAAGGGCTTAAAATTTGAAGAAAGCTTAAAAGAATGGCTTTTAAAAATAGAAATTCCACAGGCTATTTTAGAGCTTTTTGAGTATTTTGATGAAAAGGGTGAGATTAAGGAAAGTGTCGATGAAAGACTTGTTAATTTAAATTTAGCTCTAAAAATGAAAAAAGAAAGCTTGGTGGCTGAGTTTAAAAAACTTACCTATACTAAAAGTCTTAGTGCGTATTTAATCGATACTCAAATCCATCTTATCAATGGTATGGAGGCCTTGCTTTTACGCGGTGGGTTTAATCATGTCTTAAAAGCAAAAATCATAGGTAGAAGTAGCGGCGGTGGATTTTATGCGGTGCCTTTGAGTGTAGAAAAAATCCAAAGTCAAATAGATGAAATCAAAGATGCTAAAGAAGAAATTTTTTATGAGTATGCTAAAAAAATCAGCTTAATTTTTTATAAAAATTTGATGTTTTTGAAATTTATCAATAATGCTTTTGATTTATTTGATCATTATAGCGCTAGAGTTTTGATGGCTAAAAAACATGATTATGAGTTTGTTTTAGCTGATAGCTCTAATAATTTAAGCTTATATAACTTCGCACATCCGGCTTTAAAAAATGCAAAAAGCGTTAATATAGAGTTTAATAAAAAAGTTTTAATCATCACAGGTGTAAATGCAGGTGGTAAGTCTATGCTTTTAAAAGGAATTTTAAGTGCAGCTTTGCTTGCAAAGCATTTGCTTCCTATGAGAATTAATGCACAAAAAAGCCAAATAGGAAATTTCAAAGAATTTGATGCGATTTTAGAAGATCCGCAAAATGTAAAAAATGATATTTCTACTTTTGCGGGAAGAATGTTACATTTTTCTAAGCTTTTGGGTAAGAAAAATGTTTTATTAGGGGTTGATGAGATAGAGCTCGGGACAGATTTTGAAGAAGCTGCGTGTTTATATACTGAGCTTATTTCTAAGCTTTTAGAACAAGATAATAAAATCATCATTACAACTCACCACAAACGCCTTGCTATGCTTTTGGCGAAAAATTCACAAGTAGAACTCATCGCTGCTTTGTATGATGAGGAATTATCACGCCCAAAATATGAGTTTTTAAAAGGCACCATAGGTAAATCTTATGCATTTGAAACGGCTTTAAGATATGGCATAAGTGCAAATTTAGTGCAAAATGCTAAAAAGCTATATGGCGAAGATAAAGAAAATTTAGAAGAAATGGTAAGTAAAAATATCAATCTTGAACTTTCTTTACGTAAGAAAAATGAAGAACTTGAGAAAAAAGAAGCCAAAGTAGATGAAATTTTACTTTCACTCAAAGATCAAAAAGAAAAAAACGATCAAGAATTTAAAAAGCTTATTTCTAATTTAGAGTTTAAATACCACAAAGCCATAGAAGAAGCTAAAAAAACGATAAATCTAAAAGATATTAAAGAAAAACAAAGAAGTTTAAACAAAGCCAATGAACTTAAAAAAAGTATTGTTTTACCAAGTATGGAGCAAAATGAAGAACTTAGAGTTGGAGATTTTGTTAAATATGAAAAAATCAAAGGCAAAATCACAGCTATTTCAAAAAACGATGCGATGATTCAAAGTGATGGTTTGAGTTTGCGTGTACCATTAAAGCTTCTTAAAAAAAGCAATCAAACCCCCACACAAAAGGTAAAATCAAGTGTTAATATAACCCGCCCAAGTGCTTTAAATATGACTTTAGATTTACACGGCTTAAGAAGTGATGAGGCGCTTGAAAGATTAGATAAATTTATCTCTGATGCTTTGATAGTAGGTTTTGATGAGGTGATAGTTTATCATGGTATAGGCACGGGAAAACTAGCTTTTGCGGTAAAAGAGTTTTTAAAAGCTCACAAGAGTGTAAAAAGCTTTAATGACGCTCCGATTAATCAAGGTGGTTTTGGTGCTAAGGTGGTTAAGCTTTAA
- the murC gene encoding UDP-N-acetylmuramate--L-alanine ligase: protein MQKIHFIGIGGIGISALARFLKEQDFKISGSDIKESKITKELEKEGINIKIPHHKDNVKDVDLVVYSAAIKEDNEELISAKKQNIITLSRKEALPMILKDKRVFAVAGAHGKSTTSSILASLIEASVIIGAVLKESGTNMLYKESENLIFEADESDSSFLNSNPYLAIVTNVEAEHLDHYGNDLSKLYKAYEDFLRLSKIQVINAEDEFLSSLNLNNAKKLYPSKDITNIYMKVENFKPKTYFTLKDLGEFSVFGMGEHVAMDAALAILAASEFINIEELKTKLLKYQGIKKRFDILFANENMALIDDYGHHPTEIKTTLKAASEYARLAGYKKIIAIFEPHRYTRLSANIEYFSEVLANVDELYILPVYAAGEAKIEINMQKYFPKAKFIKEIKREENAIYLDDELIENGLVIGFGAGDISTKLRGKYV, encoded by the coding sequence ATGCAAAAAATTCATTTTATAGGTATAGGCGGTATTGGAATTTCAGCTTTGGCGAGATTTTTAAAAGAACAAGACTTTAAGATTAGTGGTTCTGATATCAAAGAAAGTAAAATCACAAAAGAATTAGAAAAAGAAGGTATAAATATAAAAATTCCTCATCATAAAGACAATGTCAAAGATGTGGATTTAGTGGTGTATTCAGCTGCTATCAAAGAAGATAATGAGGAATTAATCAGCGCAAAAAAACAAAACATCATAACGCTTTCAAGAAAAGAAGCCCTGCCTATGATTTTAAAAGACAAAAGAGTTTTTGCGGTTGCGGGAGCCCATGGTAAAAGCACGACTTCAAGCATTTTAGCAAGCTTGATAGAAGCTTCTGTTATTATTGGTGCAGTGCTAAAAGAAAGTGGTACCAATATGCTTTATAAAGAAAGCGAAAATCTCATTTTTGAAGCTGATGAGAGTGACAGTTCTTTTTTGAACTCAAATCCTTATTTAGCTATAGTGACTAATGTTGAAGCAGAACATTTAGATCATTATGGAAACGATCTTTCAAAATTATACAAAGCTTATGAAGACTTTTTGCGTTTGTCTAAAATTCAAGTGATTAATGCTGAAGATGAGTTTTTGTCAAGTTTAAATTTAAATAATGCAAAAAAGCTTTACCCAAGCAAAGATATCACAAATATTTATATGAAAGTAGAAAATTTTAAGCCAAAAACCTATTTTACACTTAAAGATTTAGGCGAATTTAGCGTTTTTGGTATGGGTGAGCATGTGGCGATGGACGCTGCTTTGGCTATTTTGGCTGCGAGTGAATTTATAAATATAGAAGAGCTAAAAACTAAGCTTTTAAAATATCAAGGGATTAAAAAAAGATTTGATATTTTGTTTGCAAATGAAAATATGGCTTTGATTGATGATTATGGGCACCATCCAACAGAAATTAAAACAACACTTAAAGCAGCAAGTGAGTATGCAAGGCTAGCTGGATATAAAAAAATCATAGCTATTTTTGAGCCTCATCGTTATACGCGTTTAAGTGCAAATATAGAGTATTTTAGTGAAGTTTTAGCAAATGTTGATGAGCTTTATATTTTACCTGTGTATGCAGCTGGGGAAGCTAAAATAGAAATTAATATGCAAAAATACTTTCCAAAAGCTAAATTTATAAAAGAAATCAAAAGAGAAGAAAATGCTATTTATCTTGATGATGAGTTGATTGAAAATGGTTTGGTAATTGGCTTTGGTGCGGGAGATATAAGCACAAAGCTTAGGGGAAAGTATGTTTAA